The DNA region GCACCAGAGTTTAGGCAAGTTGTCGAAAACTTTGTTGCTAGTGGTCGTAGTTTGCGAGGGGTGATGCACTGCTGGACGGGTACACCTGAAGAAACTCAGTGGTTCTTGGATCTTGGTTTTTACGTCAGTTTTAGTGGCGTAGTGACCTTTAAAAATGCAGTACAAGTTAAAGAATCTGCTTTGCTTGTCCCAAATGAGCGGCTTTTAATTGAAACAGATTGCCCTTTTTTGGCACCTGTGCCGAAGCGAGGCAAACGCAATGAACCCGCATTTGTGCAGCATGTTGCAACTTATCTCGCTGAGCTACGTGGTACAGCCCTAGACACCCTTGCGAGGCAAACAACTCTAAATGCAAGTGAACTATTCCGATTTGCATTGTAATTTCATATTTAGATGACGTTCTCTGGACCTACACCACAGAGGATGTCTTTTGACGTTTTGTTGTTTTGTAAATAATTTCTTATGACTTTATTCTGACGCGAAAATCTTTAAAAGGCGATCGCCCGATTAGCTGCCAAAATCTGCATTGCGCCATTGTTGCCCAGTTATCCCGACCAAAGACAACTCCTATGACTCACATCACCCAAAGCCTGCTTCCCGACCTGATTGATATTCAACGGTCAAGCTTTCGCTGGTTCCTTGAAAAAGGGTTAATTGAAGAATTAAATAGTTTCTCGCCGATTACGGACTACACAGGGAAGCTAGAGCTACATTTCATTGGAGAAAAGTACCGTCTCAAAGAGCCTAAGTACAGTATGACTGAGGCGAAGAGTCGGGATAGTACATACGGCGTTCAGATGTATGTACCCACACGTCTAATCAATAAAGAAACAGGTGAAATTAAAGAGCAGGAAGTCTTTATTGGTGATCTGCCTCTAATGACGGATCGCGGTACTTTCATTATTAACGGTGCTGAACGAGTCATCGTTAATCAGATCGTGCGATCGCCTGGTGTCTATTACAAGTCAGAAGTTGATAAGCATGGCCGTCGGACATACTCCGCGTCTCTAATTCCCAACCGTGGCGCTTGGTTGAAATTTGAAACCGACAAAAATAATATCGTTTGGGTCAGAATTGACAAAACGCGTAAGCTATCTGCCCAAGTTTTGTTGAAGGCAATGGGCTTGTCTGATAGCGAAATTCTGGATGCCCTCCGCCACGCTGACTTTTATCAAAAGACCCTTGATAAAGAAGGTAATCCTAGCGAAGAAGATGCCCTCCTCGAACTTTATCGTAAGCTGCGTCCGGGTGAGCCTCCGACAGTAAGTGGTGGTCAGCAACTTTTAGAATCAAGATTCTTCGATAATAAGCGTTATGACCTCGGTAAGGTAGGTCGTTACAAGATTAATAAAAAGTTACGTCTCAACATTGCTGATACTGTTCGCGTATTGACGCCCGTCGATATTTTGTCGGCGATCGACTATCTGATCAACCTTGAATTTGACACCGGTAATATCGATGATATCGACCACTTGGGTAACCGTCGTGTGCGTTCAGTTGGTGAATTGTTACAGAACCAAGTTCGTGTTGGTCTCAACCGTCTTGAGAGAATTATTCGTGAGCGGATGACTGTCAGTGAATCTGATTCTTTGACACCAGCTTCTCTTGTGAACCCGAAGCCTTTAGTTGCCGCGATTAAAGAATTCTTCGGATCTTCACAACTGTCTCAGTTTATGGACCAAACAAATCCATTAGCTGAATTGACTCACAAGCGCCGTTTGTCTGCGCTTGGTCCTGGTGGTTTGACCCGTGAGCGTGCGGGTTTTGCAGTCCGCGACATTCACCCTACTCAGTATGGCCGTATCTGTCCTGTTGAAACACCTGAAGGCCCTAATGCAGGTCTGATTGGCTCTCTTGCAACCTATGCCCGTGTTAATGAGTATGGCTTTATCGAAACGCCCTATTATCACGTTGAAAACGGAAAGATCCAATTTGATAAAGGATCTGTCTATCTAACAGCTGGTGAAGAGGATGACATGCGCGTCGCGCCGGGAGATGTCCCTCGCGATGAAAATGGCAATATCCTTGGTGAAACTGTTCCTGTCCGTTATCGTCGGGAGTTTTCGACAACAACGCCTGAACAAGTTGACTATGTAGCCGTTTCTCCACTTCAGATTGTTTCTGTTGCAACATCCCTGATTCCTTTCCTTGAGCATGATGATGCGAACCGTGCTCTGATGGGCTCGAACATGCAACGTCAGGCTGTGCCTCTATTAAGGCCTGAACGTCCTCTTGTTGGTACTGGCTTAGAAGCACAAGCTGCCCGTGACTCCGGTATGGTGATTGTTTCGCGTGGTGATGGTGTTGTTACCTTTG from [Leptolyngbya] sp. PCC 7376 includes:
- the rpoB gene encoding DNA-directed RNA polymerase subunit beta; this encodes MTHITQSLLPDLIDIQRSSFRWFLEKGLIEELNSFSPITDYTGKLELHFIGEKYRLKEPKYSMTEAKSRDSTYGVQMYVPTRLINKETGEIKEQEVFIGDLPLMTDRGTFIINGAERVIVNQIVRSPGVYYKSEVDKHGRRTYSASLIPNRGAWLKFETDKNNIVWVRIDKTRKLSAQVLLKAMGLSDSEILDALRHADFYQKTLDKEGNPSEEDALLELYRKLRPGEPPTVSGGQQLLESRFFDNKRYDLGKVGRYKINKKLRLNIADTVRVLTPVDILSAIDYLINLEFDTGNIDDIDHLGNRRVRSVGELLQNQVRVGLNRLERIIRERMTVSESDSLTPASLVNPKPLVAAIKEFFGSSQLSQFMDQTNPLAELTHKRRLSALGPGGLTRERAGFAVRDIHPTQYGRICPVETPEGPNAGLIGSLATYARVNEYGFIETPYYHVENGKIQFDKGSVYLTAGEEDDMRVAPGDVPRDENGNILGETVPVRYRREFSTTTPEQVDYVAVSPLQIVSVATSLIPFLEHDDANRALMGSNMQRQAVPLLRPERPLVGTGLEAQAARDSGMVIVSRGDGVVTFVDATVIRVQPTGEGQENAREIVYYLQKYQRSNQDTCLNQRPLVDIGEDVVTGQVLADGSATEGGEIALGQNVTVAYMPWEGYNYEDAILISERLVYDDVYTSIHIEKFEIEARQTKLGPEEITREIPNVGEDSLRNLDEQGIIRIGAWVESGDILVGKVTPKGESDQPPEEKLLRAIFGEKARDVRDNSLKVPNGEKGRVVDVRVFTREQGDELPPGANMVVRVYVAQKRKIQVGDKMAGRHGNKGIISRILPIEDMPYLPDGSPIDIVLNPLGVPSRMNVGQVFECLLGWAGEHLNARFKMMPFDEMHGAEASRETVHGKIREASKKPNRDWVFNEDDPGKIQVYDGRTGEPFDRAVTVGKAYMLKLVHLVDDKIHARSTGPYSLVTQQPLGGKAQQGGQRFGEMEVWALEAYGAAYTLQELLTVKSDDMQGRNEALNAIVKGKPIPRPGTPESFKVLMRELQSLGLDIAVHKVEAAEDGTSRDVEVDLMMDNQRRAPNRPTYESISNEEPSEPKVEATES